The Pantoea eucalypti sequence ACCTGACCACCAGGCGGCGGGTCGCCAGAGTGTGCAGGCACTGGCTGACTGGTGCGAAGCGTACGATCTGTCACAGGTCAGTGACGGACCGCCGCCGCGCAGCATCGAAATTGCCCGTCAGGCTACGTTTATCGTCTGCAGTCCCCTGCCCCGCGCGCAATCCTCACTGAGCCAGCTCGGTCTGGAACCCCATGAGGTTGATGCGCTGTTCAGCGAAGTCGCCGTGCCGCTGGTGAAAACCGGTGAGGTACAATTACCGACCGTGTGCTGGCTGGCCCTGCTGCGGCTTTTGTGGTTTTGCGGTTATGCAGGCGACGCGGAGTCGCTGCAACATGCACGCAGCCGCGCTTCGGCGGCGGCAGAAAAACTGATCGATCATTCACAGCAAGGCACGGTACTGCTGCTGGGCCACGGCATCATGAACAAAATGATTGCGCGTGAGTTACGAAAACGCGGCTGGCAGGCAGAGAAGCATGCCAGCAGCCGGCACTGGAGCACTGCGATCTATCATCGTCCGTTTATCTGACCGAGCGGAAAATAGCCCAGTACCTCACAGCCCGTGCCAACACGCGGCGTGGCAATGACTTTACGCTGTGCCAGATCGATCACACTCAGCGTGCCATCATCCTGATTGGCAATCAGCAGCTGTTGCCTGTCGGGCGTGAAGCAGCCATCCATCGGCATGTTACCCACGCTGATATCGCCCAGCGGATTCAGCAGATCGTCAAACAGTGTCACCCGCGGTTCCTGATCCCCTATTGCCACCAGCTGTTCGCCATCGGCGCTGAAGCGAACCACCTGACAAGGCTGCTGATGACCCGGCAACGTAATGCGCTGGCGAATACGGTGGCTCTGCCGATCGATCAGATAGAGCAGCGGCGCGTCAGCGGCACTGGCGACCAGATAAGGGTGTTTCGGTGATGCGGCAATGCCCGCAATCGGGCCAGGAAGCAGGATGGTATCGATCACCCGTCCTTCCGCTTCACAGAGATCCACAACGGTGATGGTCGCATCCTCTTCGTTATCGGTGAACAGCTTGCGGCCGCTGGGTGACAGTGTCAGGCGATGCGCATTGTGAGAAGGAATCGGGATAATTTTTTCTACTTTGTCAGTCTGCGGATCGATCACCGCCACGGCGGCACTCTGCTCACAGCAGAGATAGACTTTGCCATCGCGCCCCAGCTGTCCGCTGTGGGGTGCCCGCAGCGGCGACAGATCGATAAAGCCACTGATCTCGCGACGCTGTAAATCAATGACCGCCACTTTATGACCCGGATGCGGGTTATTACCTTGAACGCCGTCGCCATAAATAGGGACATAGGCCTTACCCCAGGGGGCCAGCATCAGGAGTTCATGCGGCCGCGGTGGAAAAGCGTTCAGTTCCCGCTCGACCGCGAAGGTTTCCGGATTAAGAAACAGGACGCGATTACCCTGTTTATCGACCGCCAGTAAACCGTAAGCTTCACTCTGCATGCGCACTCCTTTCTCAGTAAGTTCTTCTTAAGCGTAGACAATCCTCTTCAGCCTGTCTGATGCTGCGGATTGATGAGCCGGGCTTACCCCACCTATTAAGTGCAATATTCACGACTGCGGTGACCAGGCCTTATGTCAGCCCGATAATAAAGCATGATATTAAGATATTCCTTAATTAAAGATTTCGTCATATTTAAATAAATGATTAACAGCGACAATATTATTATTTCGCTAAGGTGACCGGATTATTTCCGTATTATCCTAAAATCAAAAAAAGACATAGCTAATGTGTAAATAATGCTTTATTAAAAAGGTGCAGTGCAATTAAACAGCCGTGAGGAAACTTCCGCGCGCTAAACCACTGCGTCGCCACCAGGGAAAACCATTCATTCATTCCCGCACTCATCGGAATTGCAGCCAGTATGCAATGCCAGCCGTTGCCGCCGCACGCGGAACGGGCAGAGCCTGTACTGTGACGGGAAAATAAAAATAACAGGTGCACCATGACTTCACATCGCCAACGTCCAGCGCATAAAATCTGGCGTAACTGGAAAAGAATATCGTTCAGTAGCCAGATGTTATGGAATAAGAAACAGCAGAGACTCTGTCAGGCACCGGAATATGATCCGGGACAGGAAGATAATGTCGTATTGGTCTCGCAGCAGAAAGATCTGCCGGAGATTCCAAAAATTGTCTGGATGGTCTGGCATAACGATCACCTGCCCACCTCAATGGCGCTGAACATCAGTAAAATCCGGCGGGATAATCCCGATCACCAGGTGTATCTGATTACACAGCGCACGCTGTCGCAGTGGCTGCCCGAACTCAGCTTTATCTCTTCGGATCTGACGCTGGCCCATAAAAGTGAAATTATCCGGCTTGAGCTGATTCACCGTTATGGTGGCATCGGCATCGACTGCAGCACCCTGTTGTTTGAGAACCTTGCCTGGGTACATCGCGCGCACGAGGCACGACCAATGGATCTCATCGGTTACTACCGCGAGCAGTCAACGATGAATCTGCTGGCGCCGGTTACTGAGAGCTGGTTTCTGGCCGCGCCACCGCAAAACCCGTTTATTCGCGAATGGCTGAAACAACTGGCGCCGGTTAAAAACGTCGGTATCCGCAACTATTTCCATGAACTGAAGAAGCGCGATGATTTTCCGCTGATTGTGCAGAATATTGATAATCCCTCGCGCCAGCTCCTGTCGCTGGCACAGCAGGTTGCGATGCGTGAATACCGGCGGGCCAATCTCTATCTGCGTAAAGGCGAAGCCAGCGCCTGGTACTATCAGCGTTTACATGCCGACAGCAGCAGCGCCTTTGCGCAGTCCGTGATGTTTCATCAGCGGCCACAGACGCCGCCGCCGATTATCAAATTAACCGGCAACGAGCGACTGCATCTCGACTTCAATCTGCGGCTGGGTTTGTATAACCGCAGCAGTTTGATCGGCGAGATGATGCAGACCACACCGCCTGCGCTGGCATTGCCCTCAGCGGTCAAAGCGCGCGCGTAGCCACTGCGTGAACGTGGTGACCGCGCGGGGGACCTGCGCCGCCCAGGGCCGGACGATCCACAGGCGGGCTGCAAAGGCCTCAACAGGCTGCCACGCCGGCAGCACCTGCCGCAATGTACCGGCTGCCAGCGCCTCACGGGCGCTGAAATCGGGCAGCATCGCAATCCCCAGTCCCTGCAGCGCCGCATCGCGTATTGACTCGCTGTTGTTGGTGGCAAAGCTGCCCTGAATCCGCACCTGCACCTGTTCGCTATCCGTTGTCGTCTCAAACCGCCAGCGCGGTGACTCGATGCCACGTGGGTAGTAAAGACAGTTGTGCTGTTTCAGATCCTGTGGCGACTGCGGTACACCCTGCAGGCTGAGATAGGCGGGTGAGGCCACCAGCAACGTCCGGGTATCGCATAGCGGCAACGCGACATGGGTTTCCGGTAGCGTGTCACTGTGTCGAATTGCCAGATCAAAGCCTTCGCTGCTCAGTGACACGATGCGGTCGGTCACATCCAGCTGCAGACGCACCTGCGGATAGTCACGCAGAAACTCGCCAATGATTGGCACCAGTTGCTGACGGGCAAACGCCACTGGCGCGGTCATCCGCACCAGACCCCGCACAGGTCCGGCGGTATCCCTCACGCTGAAAAAACTCTGCTCGATGCGGGAAAACGGTTCGCGGAGCTCCTCCACCAGCTTCTCGCCTGCTGACGTCAGTCGCACACTGCGCGTGGTGCGCTGTACCAGCAACACACCAGCCATCTCTTCCAGCTCTTTGATTTTCTGACTCATCGCCGCTTTGCTGACGTCGAGCCGCTCTGCCGCGCGGGTAAAACTGCCCTGCTCTGCCAGTATGGTCAGCCAGTGAAGATGATCCCACAGCGCATCCGTTTTCATCTCTTTCATTGTGATTGTTCACTATAGTGAATAATCATTTCAGGCTACGCGCTTTTTCCCGCCGGATAAAGCGGTCACCATAGCGTTATTAATCATGATGAGGAATTCGCTATGCCACTGCTGCAATTTGATGTTATTCAGGGTCGTTCAGAATCCGAACTGCGTACACTGCTGGATGCAGCACACCGCGCTGTGCTTACGGCTTTTAACGTGCCAGAACGCGATCGCTACCAGATTGTTCAGGAAAACAAGCGCTATCAGATGGTGTTTCAGGATACCGGGCTGGGATTTACACGCAGCGATAATCTGGTGATGGTGCGGGTCTATACCAGCCCACGCAGCAGCGAACAGAAACAGCATTTTATGGCGGAGCTGGCACGTGAGCTGCGCGAACATTGTGGTGTGCAGGGCAACGATTTAATGATCAGCTTTATCACCAACGACAAAGGTGACTGGAGTTTTGCCGACGGCGAAGCACAATATCTCACCGGCAAACTCTGAAAAACGTCCTGACCTCTGCTCTGCTGACGGTGCGCGCCAGCCACCGTCACGCCTGATAACCTCCCTTCTGGAATGACAATTAACCAATCTGCTCTCCACCGCACAATTCGGGCCGGATATGTTGCAGCCGGATGACAGCCAATATAGATTGTCGAAAAACCATCCCCCGAAGATGGCTGGTTGCGTGAAGCCTCGCGTAACCCTGAAAAGAGGATTTCCCATTGTCCGAATTGGTGTCCGTCGCCTTGTTTCTGGCCGCTATTGCCATTTATTCCTGTAAAGCCGGGCGTAACAAATTCTGGTTTATTGTTGTTCTGATTCTGCTGGTGCTTTTCGTTGTGCTGAACGCCACCCTTTATGCCAGCAACTATTTTACGGGTGACGGCATCAACGATGCGGTGCTCTATACCCTGACCAATAGCCTGACCGGCGCGGGCGTCAGTAAATATGTGGTGCCGGCGATTGGGCTGATCATCGTACTGTTTCTGCTGTTCTGTCTGCTGTCGTGGATTCTGCGTCGGCGTAAGCGTCCCCATCACATGGGCTGGTCGCTGCTGGCGGCTGTCTGCGCGCTTGGCTCCGTGCAGACCACCCCGGCTTTTCGCCAGGTCGCGACGCTGATTGTGTCGCATACCCAACTGGCGGATTCTGACTTCGACAACTTCTATAGAGTGCCGCGTAATCGTATTGAGCAGCCGCACCTCAACGTGGTTTACATCTATGGTGAAAGCTTAGAGCGCACCTATTTTAACCCCATCGCTTTTCCTGGCTTAGCGCCGGAGCTAAGCCGGCAGAAAGAGCAGAGCATCGACTTCAGCGAAACCGAACAGCTGCCTGGCACCGATTACACTATCGCGGGCATGGTTGCCTCACAGTGTGGCATTCCGCTGTTTGCGCCGTTTGATGGCAATGCGTCGGCGTCACTCTCCAGTTTCTATCCCCAGAACGTCTGTCTGGGCGACATCCTGAAAAACTCCGGCTACCAGAACTGGTTTATTCAGGGCGCCGATCTGCGCTTTGCCGGTAAAGATATCTTCCTGAAATCGCACGGTTTCGATCCCGAAAACCTGTATGGTTCGCAGGAACTGAAAAGCCGCGTTGCCGATCCCACCTACCGCAATAACTGGGGTTATTACGACGACACCGTGCTGGATGAAGTCTTTGAGAAATATCAGGAACTCTCACAGGCCGGTAAACCTTTTGCGCTGTTTACCCTGACCGTCGACACCCATCATCCTGACGGGTTTATCTCGCGCAGCTGCGATCGCCGGAGCTA is a genomic window containing:
- a CDS encoding histidine phosphatase family protein; the protein is MKIILMRHGKPDHQAAGRQSVQALADWCEAYDLSQVSDGPPPRSIEIARQATFIVCSPLPRAQSSLSQLGLEPHEVDALFSEVAVPLVKTGEVQLPTVCWLALLRLLWFCGYAGDAESLQHARSRASAAAEKLIDHSQQGTVLLLGHGIMNKMIARELRKRGWQAEKHASSRHWSTAIYHRPFI
- a CDS encoding glycosyltransferase family 32 protein, yielding MTSHRQRPAHKIWRNWKRISFSSQMLWNKKQQRLCQAPEYDPGQEDNVVLVSQQKDLPEIPKIVWMVWHNDHLPTSMALNISKIRRDNPDHQVYLITQRTLSQWLPELSFISSDLTLAHKSEIIRLELIHRYGGIGIDCSTLLFENLAWVHRAHEARPMDLIGYYREQSTMNLLAPVTESWFLAAPPQNPFIREWLKQLAPVKNVGIRNYFHELKKRDDFPLIVQNIDNPSRQLLSLAQQVAMREYRRANLYLRKGEASAWYYQRLHADSSSAFAQSVMFHQRPQTPPPIIKLTGNERLHLDFNLRLGLYNRSSLIGEMMQTTPPALALPSAVKARA
- a CDS encoding LysR family transcriptional regulator, giving the protein MKEMKTDALWDHLHWLTILAEQGSFTRAAERLDVSKAAMSQKIKELEEMAGVLLVQRTTRSVRLTSAGEKLVEELREPFSRIEQSFFSVRDTAGPVRGLVRMTAPVAFARQQLVPIIGEFLRDYPQVRLQLDVTDRIVSLSSEGFDLAIRHSDTLPETHVALPLCDTRTLLVASPAYLSLQGVPQSPQDLKQHNCLYYPRGIESPRWRFETTTDSEQVQVRIQGSFATNNSESIRDAALQGLGIAMLPDFSAREALAAGTLRQVLPAWQPVEAFAARLWIVRPWAAQVPRAVTTFTQWLRARFDR
- a CDS encoding tautomerase family protein, with translation MPLLQFDVIQGRSESELRTLLDAAHRAVLTAFNVPERDRYQIVQENKRYQMVFQDTGLGFTRSDNLVMVRVYTSPRSSEQKQHFMAELARELREHCGVQGNDLMISFITNDKGDWSFADGEAQYLTGKL